The Carassius gibelio isolate Cgi1373 ecotype wild population from Czech Republic chromosome B22, carGib1.2-hapl.c, whole genome shotgun sequence genome window below encodes:
- the LOC127987949 gene encoding oxysterol-binding protein-related protein 1 isoform X2, producing MESCHGTLNSFPKLLFFFNCQSKAKENSYFTIKCFDNSVHHFKVSQKNNSEATRKRWLEAIEEHSAFSTHYCSQDQDSEEEDDNVVSVHELSDSLQQAEACHQRLETEMLALLSMVKEDGQAERFPAAIVQKLKEVCEASSETCSSLRHSLGLFSKQEGAHSLKLEQEEEKNKILSEALQTLATEHHELEQSVVKGSSPRSVFSGDEFYDALSDSDSEPSLSGCETAGHLYEDEEDFRSELYCSISSNLSGRMSQDDRRAEEEDDDEVDGGRKHRASLPAPMLSRNDFSIWSILRKCIGMDLSKITMPVIFNEPLSFLQRLAEYMEHTYLIHQANASDDSIERMKSVAAFAVSAVASQWERTGKPFNPLLGETYELVRDDLGFRLISEQVSHHPPVSAFHAEGLQKDFVFHGSIYPKLKFWGKSVEAEPKGIITLELPKHNEAYTWMNPTCCVHNIIVGQLWIEQYGNMEIINHRTGEKCCLSFKPCGLFGKELHKVEGYILDKSKKKVFNLYGKWTECMYIVDTATFETHKKNDKKASEDKKSSKQSSDSEETPQPGGDSLEVIPGSQLLWRIAPRPVNSAQMYSFTTFAMQLNELDKEIETVIPKTDSRLRPDIRAMENGDIDLASEEKKRLEEKQRTARKNRSKSDDEWKTRNVAAGPRWFHQGPNPHNGSQDWLFSNDYWDRDYSQVPDIY from the exons ATGGAGTCTTGTCATGGTACCCTAAACA GTTTCCCCAAACTGCTTTTCTTTTTCAACTGTCAGAGTAAAGCGAAAGAAAACAGCTACTTCACGATCAAGTGCTTTGACAACAGTGTTCACCATTTCAAAGTGTCACAGAAAAACAACTCTGAAGCCACCAGAAAA AGGTGGCTGGAGGCCATAGAGGAACATTCAGCCTTCAGCACTCATTACTGCTCACAAGACCAAGACAGCGAGGAAGAAGACGACAACGTTGTGTCTGTACATGAGCTTTCTGACTCACTTCAG cagGCTGAGGCGTGCCATCAGAGACTGGAGACGGAGATGTTGGCCCTCCTGTCCATGGTCAAAGAAGACGGCCAGGCCGAAC GATTCCCTGCAGCCATCGTCCAGAAGCTGAAGGAGGTTTGTGAAGCCTCCAGTGAAACCTGCTCCTCACTGCGCCACAGTCTGGGGCTTTTTTCCAAACAGGAAGGA GCGCACAGTTTGAAACTGGAACAggaagaagagaaaaataaaatcctGTCGGAGGCTCTGCAGACGCTGGCGACTGAACATCATGAGCTGGAGCAGTCGGTGGTCAAAGGATCGTCGCCTCGCAGCGTCTTCAGCGGAGACGAGTTCTACGACGCTCTGTCCG ATTCGGACTCTGAGCCCTCGCTGAGCGGTTGTGAAACAGCCGGCCATTTGTACGAAGACGAAGAGGACTTCAGATCCGAACTCTACTGTAGCATCTCGAGTAATCTCAGCGGCAGGATGTCCCAGGATGACCGTCGTGCAGAGGAAGAGGACGATGATGAGGTGGACGGAGGGAGGAAGCACAG GGCAAGTTTACCAGCACCCATGCTCTCCAGAAATGACTTCAGCATCTGGAGCATACTGAGGAAGTGCATTGGGATG GATCTGTCTAAGATCACCATgcctgttatttttaatgagccgCTGAGCTTTCTACAAAGGCTAGCAGAATATATGGAGCACACATACCTCATCCATCAGGCCAATGCTTCAGACGACTCTATTGAGAGAATGaag AGTGTGGCCGCCTTTGCTGTATCAGCCGTGGCGTCCCAGTGGGAAAGGACGGGTAAACCCTTCAACCCCCTGCTAGGAGAAACGTACGAGTTAGTCAG GGATGATCTCGGTTTCCGGCTGATTTCGGAACAAGTGAGCCATCATCCTCCCGTCAGCGCCTTTCACGCAGAGGGTCTGCAGAAGGACTTTGTGTTTCATGGCTCAATCTACCCCAAACTGAAGTTCTGGGGCAAAAGTGTGGAGGCCGAACCTAAAGGCATCATCACTCTAGAACTTCCCAA GCATAATGAGGCATACACATGGATGAACCCCAcgtgttgtgttcacaacatcaTTGTGGGACAGCTGTGGATCGAACAGTACGGCAACATGGAGATTATCAACCACAG AACTGGTGAAAAATGCTGTCTGAGTTTCAAACCGTGTGGCCTTTTTGGCAAAGAACTACATAAGGTTGAAGGCTACATCCTGGACAAGAG CAAAAAGAAAGTGTTCAACCTTTATGGGAAATGGACGGAGTGCATGTACATAGTCGACACAGCTACATTTGAAACTCACAAGAAGAACGATAAGAAAGCATCAGAAGACAAGAAGAGCAGTAAACAG TCATCAGACTCAGAAGAAACACCTCAGCCAGGAGGAGATTCACTGGAGGTGATCCCAGGAAGTCAGTTGCTCTGGAGAATAGCACCTAGACCAGTCAACTCTGCCCAG ATGTACAGCTTCACTACATTCGCAATGCAGCTCAATGAGCTGGACAAAGAGATTGAAACGGTCATCCCAAAAACGGACAGCAGACTAAGGCCGGACATACGAGCCATGGAGAACGGAGACATTG ACCTGGCCAGTGAGGAGAAGAAGAGACTGGAGGAGAAACAGAGGACGGCACGTAAGAACCGCTCCAAGTCGGATGATGAGTGGAAGACGAG AAACGTTGCCGCTGGCCCCAG GTGGTTTCATCAAGGTCCAAATCCACACAATGGCTCTCAGGACTGGCTGTTCTCCAATGACTACTGGGACCGTGATTATTCTCAAGTACCGGACATCTACTGA